A genomic region of Mitsuaria sp. 7 contains the following coding sequences:
- a CDS encoding ABC transporter substrate-binding protein has protein sequence MSDSFDQEPDPLRRALLRNSWLAGAAGLLGTGLLSACGERTPTTASGSNGASATASGAASGTAPGVATANEQPRRSSGAVHFGVIEAGQAGNLDAHKPVGSGAFRGWALYAKLWEWGLDGLPTLALAESAEVNADGTEWTIRLKPDLEFHHGKTIDADDVIFSLRRLTDPALASPYAAYLYSLQRDAVRKLDARTVRIPFAKGQGLVALAECWMSWGGIVPVDYHPVNNVVGAGPYRLKSFTPGQRSVFTRFENYFKPNQPWFDEVHIHDFADQTARLQALQAGQIDIAPGISPEQLRFLESDTRFRVVASQTDAWQSLDMNLSKAPFDKPEVARAFRLIANRKELVDRVLQGRGRVANDLYSPGDPVFNSAIPQRERDLAEARKLLAAAGFPNGLEVELVTPGSKAALVFAQQAKEAGVTVNVKQVDASTFTGPNRTGWTFSTGSGVSRPFLLTVQQHDGPRAASNKTHFRDPRFGELITAALAQADLDKRRALVHEAQQIQHERGGLLIWGFSDVLDAVSTRIGGVTPDRTGFAAWRTDRIWRREDAA, from the coding sequence ATGTCCGACTCCTTCGACCAAGAACCCGATCCGCTGCGCCGCGCCCTGTTGCGCAACAGCTGGCTTGCCGGCGCCGCCGGACTGCTCGGCACCGGACTCCTGAGCGCTTGCGGAGAACGCACCCCGACCACCGCCTCCGGCTCGAATGGCGCCTCAGCGACGGCATCCGGCGCGGCATCGGGTACGGCCCCAGGCGTAGCCACCGCGAATGAGCAACCCCGTCGCAGCAGCGGTGCCGTCCACTTCGGCGTGATCGAAGCGGGACAGGCGGGGAACCTGGATGCGCACAAGCCGGTGGGCAGCGGCGCGTTCCGTGGCTGGGCGCTCTACGCGAAGCTCTGGGAATGGGGACTCGACGGCCTACCGACGCTGGCCCTCGCCGAATCCGCCGAGGTCAACGCCGACGGCACCGAATGGACCATCCGTCTCAAGCCGGACCTGGAGTTCCACCACGGCAAGACCATCGACGCCGACGACGTCATCTTCTCGCTGCGTCGCCTCACCGATCCCGCCCTCGCCTCGCCGTACGCGGCCTACCTCTACTCGCTGCAGCGCGACGCGGTTCGCAAGCTTGATGCGCGCACCGTCCGCATCCCCTTCGCCAAGGGCCAGGGCCTGGTCGCCCTCGCCGAATGCTGGATGAGCTGGGGCGGCATCGTCCCGGTCGACTACCACCCGGTCAACAACGTCGTCGGCGCCGGACCGTACCGGCTCAAGAGCTTCACGCCGGGCCAGCGCTCGGTGTTCACGCGCTTCGAGAACTACTTCAAGCCCAACCAGCCCTGGTTCGACGAGGTCCACATCCACGACTTCGCTGACCAGACCGCGCGACTGCAGGCGCTGCAGGCCGGCCAGATCGACATCGCGCCCGGCATCTCGCCGGAACAGCTGCGCTTCCTGGAAAGCGACACGCGCTTCCGCGTCGTCGCGTCGCAGACGGATGCGTGGCAGTCGCTGGACATGAACCTGTCCAAGGCGCCCTTCGACAAGCCCGAGGTCGCGCGCGCCTTCCGCCTGATCGCCAACCGCAAGGAGCTGGTGGACCGCGTGCTGCAAGGCCGCGGGCGGGTCGCCAACGACCTGTACTCGCCTGGCGATCCGGTCTTCAACAGCGCGATCCCGCAGCGCGAGCGCGATCTGGCCGAAGCGCGCAAGCTCCTCGCGGCCGCCGGTTTCCCCAACGGCCTGGAAGTCGAGCTCGTCACGCCGGGCTCCAAGGCCGCGCTGGTCTTCGCGCAGCAGGCCAAGGAAGCCGGCGTGACGGTGAACGTCAAGCAGGTCGACGCGTCCACCTTCACCGGTCCCAACCGGACGGGTTGGACCTTCAGCACCGGCAGCGGCGTGTCGCGCCCCTTCCTGCTGACGGTGCAGCAGCACGACGGCCCGCGTGCGGCGAGCAACAAGACCCACTTCCGCGATCCGCGCTTCGGGGAGCTGATCACCGCCGCGCTGGCGCAGGCCGACCTCGACAAGCGCCGCGCCCTGGTTCACGAGGCGCAGCAGATCCAGCATGAGCGCGGCGGTCTTCTGATCTGGGGCTTCTCCGACGTGCTGGATGCGGTGTCCACGCGCATAGGCGGCGTCACGCCGGACCGCACCGGTTTCGCGGCCTGGCGGACCGATCGCATCTGGCGCCGGGAGGATGCGGCATGA
- a CDS encoding ABC transporter permease — protein sequence MSDLTLPAGRSSASTAHPSSPTTATPGSSSATSSTKAAPFQRRAGIRWRWPSWTRWFLGRVLGGIGVVLAISIIVFGATQALPSDPARIILGPEASEATIAVLREQLGLNKPLVVQYLHWAGQMLSGDLGRSIDSNVPVGELMRARFANSLLLTICVALTALPIALAGGVWLALRRDGRIDRWTISGLVLIKAVPGFAIAIVLVLLFSTSVWKILPAASLLEPDRGLLAQWRYLVLPTATLALSITPYLLRLVRASMIEVLESDFITSARLRGIPERRIVWRHALPNALIPAIQGVAMTLRVLFGGALIAEVVFSYPGIGNTLNAAIEMRDMPMIQAIVLVITVGIVAINLAADLATVLLTPRLRTAGRIRARSPGRRHALRLSRGQIRPRYAR from the coding sequence ATGAGCGACCTCACCCTTCCCGCAGGACGCAGCTCGGCGAGCACTGCCCACCCCTCATCACCAACGACGGCGACGCCAGGGTCCTCATCGGCCACGTCCTCGACGAAAGCTGCGCCTTTCCAGCGCCGCGCCGGCATCCGCTGGCGCTGGCCATCGTGGACGCGCTGGTTCCTCGGGCGTGTGCTCGGTGGCATCGGCGTCGTGCTGGCCATCTCGATCATCGTCTTCGGCGCGACGCAGGCGCTGCCGTCGGATCCGGCGCGCATCATCCTCGGCCCCGAGGCGAGCGAAGCCACGATCGCGGTGCTGCGCGAGCAGCTCGGCCTGAACAAGCCCCTCGTCGTCCAGTACCTGCACTGGGCGGGACAGATGCTATCGGGCGACCTGGGCCGCTCGATCGATTCCAACGTGCCGGTCGGCGAGCTGATGCGGGCGCGATTCGCCAACTCGCTGCTGCTGACGATCTGCGTGGCGCTGACGGCGCTTCCCATCGCACTGGCCGGCGGCGTGTGGCTCGCGCTGCGCCGCGACGGTCGCATCGACCGCTGGACGATCTCCGGCCTCGTGCTCATCAAGGCGGTGCCCGGCTTCGCGATCGCGATCGTGCTGGTGCTGCTCTTCTCGACCTCGGTGTGGAAGATCCTGCCCGCGGCGTCGCTGCTGGAGCCCGACCGCGGCCTGCTCGCGCAGTGGCGCTATCTGGTGCTGCCGACGGCGACGCTGGCGCTGTCGATCACGCCCTACCTGCTGCGCCTGGTGCGCGCGTCGATGATCGAGGTGCTGGAGTCCGACTTCATCACCTCCGCCCGCCTGCGCGGCATCCCGGAGCGCCGCATCGTCTGGCGCCATGCGCTGCCCAACGCGCTGATCCCGGCGATCCAGGGCGTGGCGATGACGCTGCGCGTGCTCTTCGGCGGCGCGCTGATCGCGGAGGTGGTCTTCAGCTACCCCGGCATCGGCAACACGCTCAACGCCGCGATCGAGATGCGCGACATGCCCATGATCCAGGCCATCGTGCTGGTGATCACCGTCGGCATCGTCGCGATCAACCTCGCAGCCGACCTGGCCACGGTATTGCTCACGCCGCGGCTGCGCACCGCCGGCCGCATCCGCGCCCGCTCGCCCGGTCGACGCCACGCCCTGCGGCTCAGCCGCGGACAGATCCGACCGAGGTACGCACGATGA
- a CDS encoding ABC transporter permease: MSTNTSSRRGFWRLALSQAPVRVGLIATLLVVFVALVGPWIAPHESTALVGPTYGSPAAGAPLGHDFLGHDVLSRVLAGGGSVVWMSLTTSILALGLGTVLGVLAAYARGRVDQAIVWAADVFLAFPDLILVLLIVSMLGRSHGIVVLTVALAFVPGVIRLARGVALNVARQEFVEAAELLGYPRSRIVLREILPNIATPLLVHLGVMLTWAVGMLSGLAFLGYGVAPPAADWGLMINENRAGLLVQPLAVAAPVLLVAIFALGTNLLAEGASRAAARIEER, from the coding sequence ATGAGCACGAATACGTCTTCCCGCCGCGGCTTCTGGCGACTCGCGCTCTCGCAGGCGCCGGTGCGAGTGGGATTGATCGCCACCCTGCTGGTGGTCTTCGTCGCGCTCGTCGGTCCGTGGATCGCGCCGCACGAATCGACCGCGCTGGTCGGTCCGACCTACGGTTCGCCGGCGGCCGGCGCACCGCTGGGTCACGACTTCCTCGGCCACGACGTCCTGTCCCGCGTCCTCGCGGGAGGCGGCTCGGTGGTGTGGATGTCGCTGACGACCTCGATCCTGGCGCTCGGCCTGGGCACCGTGCTCGGCGTTCTGGCTGCGTATGCGCGGGGCCGCGTCGACCAGGCCATCGTCTGGGCAGCCGATGTCTTCCTCGCCTTCCCCGACCTGATCCTCGTGCTGCTGATCGTGTCGATGCTCGGGCGCAGCCACGGCATCGTCGTGCTGACGGTGGCGCTGGCCTTCGTGCCGGGCGTGATCCGCCTCGCGCGGGGCGTCGCGCTGAACGTCGCGCGACAGGAATTCGTCGAAGCCGCCGAGCTGCTCGGCTATCCGCGCAGCCGCATCGTGCTGCGCGAGATCCTGCCCAACATCGCCACGCCGCTGCTCGTGCATCTGGGCGTGATGCTGACCTGGGCGGTGGGGATGTTGTCGGGGCTCGCCTTCCTCGGCTACGGCGTGGCGCCGCCCGCCGCGGACTGGGGCCTGATGATCAACGAGAACCGCGCCGGCCTGCTGGTGCAGCCGCTGGCGGTGGCCGCGCCGGTGCTGCTGGTCGCGATCTTCGCGCTGGGCACCAATCTGCTGGCCGAGGGCGCGAGCCGCGCCGCCGCACGGATCGAGGAGCGCTGA
- a CDS encoding ABC transporter ATP-binding protein, whose translation MSAVFELRPVDPEDANGRAALASSDHADLTAPSSASFSANEAPAGPPLLEVTRLRVELPSGADIVDDISLRLTAGRVLGLVGESGSGKSTIALALLGHARDGARIAGGSVRVGETEVLSLAPDALRRLRGRVVAHVAQDPAAALNPLRRIGTQLCEVLEIHEAALPSAERDLRVRQTLSDVGLPDDAEFLRRFPHQLSGGQQQRVLLALAFVTRPRLIVMDEPTTALDVTTQAKVLETVRALCRRHGVAAVYVSHDLAVVRHLADEVLVLYAGRVVEQAPLRALFESPRHPYTQGLLAAIPDVAERRAPSPIPGHAPAPGRRPSGCAFAARCPLADGDCRALAPSLVSINGVSVSVGAGIAGSHALACHHPDDGPAFVRAQADVPAPVASDAQPLLEIDRLSAWYGERQVLFEASLTLAPGDCLALVGESGSGKTTLARALAGIGEQATGALRYAGESLPLKARQRPADQRRQVQYIFQNPYRSLNPRHTVGETLSTAARHFFDIDAAEARRRVERVLTQVALPATTAQSYPRELSGGERQRVAIARALICEPRLLICDEITSALDVSVQSTILDLLARLQRDGLALLFVTHDLGVVRAIARHVAVLRHGVIVEQGPVERVLDEPVEPYTRQLVVDSPSLTADTRRLPPTRRYRFST comes from the coding sequence ATGTCCGCTGTCTTCGAACTGCGCCCCGTCGATCCGGAAGATGCCAACGGTCGGGCTGCGCTCGCGTCCTCGGACCACGCCGACCTGACCGCACCTTCCTCCGCGTCGTTCTCCGCCAACGAGGCGCCCGCCGGCCCGCCGCTGCTGGAGGTCACCCGCCTGCGCGTCGAGCTGCCGTCGGGCGCCGACATCGTCGACGACATCTCGCTGCGCCTGACCGCCGGGCGCGTGCTCGGCCTCGTCGGCGAGTCCGGCTCGGGCAAGAGCACGATCGCGCTGGCGCTGCTCGGCCACGCCCGCGACGGCGCGCGCATCGCTGGTGGCAGCGTGCGTGTCGGCGAGACCGAGGTCCTTTCGCTCGCTCCCGACGCGCTGCGCCGCCTGCGCGGACGCGTCGTCGCTCACGTCGCGCAAGACCCGGCGGCGGCGCTCAATCCGCTGCGGCGCATCGGCACGCAGCTGTGCGAGGTGCTGGAGATCCACGAGGCCGCCCTGCCCTCCGCTGAGCGTGATCTGCGCGTTCGCCAGACGCTGTCCGACGTCGGCCTGCCCGACGACGCCGAGTTCCTGCGCCGTTTCCCGCACCAGCTGTCCGGCGGTCAGCAGCAGCGGGTGCTGCTCGCGCTGGCCTTCGTCACGCGGCCGCGCCTGATCGTCATGGACGAGCCGACGACCGCGCTCGACGTCACGACGCAGGCCAAGGTGCTGGAGACCGTGCGCGCGCTGTGCCGGCGTCACGGCGTGGCGGCGGTCTATGTGTCGCACGACCTGGCGGTGGTGCGGCACCTCGCGGACGAAGTCCTGGTGCTCTACGCCGGCCGCGTCGTCGAGCAGGCCCCGCTGCGCGCATTGTTCGAGTCCCCGCGCCACCCGTACACCCAAGGGCTGCTCGCGGCGATCCCCGACGTGGCCGAACGCCGCGCGCCGAGCCCGATTCCCGGTCACGCGCCGGCTCCGGGTCGGCGCCCCTCCGGTTGCGCCTTCGCCGCACGCTGCCCGCTCGCGGACGGCGACTGCCGCGCATTGGCGCCTTCGCTGGTCAGCATCAACGGCGTCAGCGTCAGCGTCGGCGCTGGCATCGCTGGCTCGCATGCGCTGGCCTGTCACCATCCCGACGACGGTCCCGCATTCGTTCGCGCCCAGGCGGACGTGCCCGCGCCGGTCGCGAGCGACGCCCAGCCGCTGCTGGAGATCGACCGCCTCAGCGCCTGGTACGGCGAGCGGCAAGTCCTCTTCGAGGCCTCGCTGACGCTGGCGCCGGGCGACTGTCTGGCGCTGGTCGGCGAGTCCGGCTCGGGCAAGACGACCCTGGCGCGCGCGCTGGCCGGCATCGGCGAGCAGGCGACCGGCGCGCTGCGCTATGCAGGCGAGTCGCTGCCGCTCAAGGCGCGCCAACGCCCGGCGGACCAGCGCCGCCAGGTGCAGTACATCTTCCAGAACCCGTACCGCTCGCTGAACCCGCGCCACACCGTCGGCGAGACGCTGTCGACCGCCGCGCGCCACTTCTTCGACATCGACGCCGCCGAGGCGCGCCGTCGCGTCGAGCGCGTGCTGACGCAGGTCGCACTACCCGCGACGACGGCCCAGTCCTATCCCCGCGAGCTCTCCGGCGGCGAGCGCCAGCGCGTGGCCATCGCCCGCGCGCTGATCTGCGAGCCGCGTCTGCTGATCTGCGACGAAATCACTTCCGCGCTCGATGTCTCGGTGCAATCGACCATCCTGGACCTGCTCGCGCGACTGCAGCGCGACGGCCTGGCGCTGCTCTTCGTCACGCACGACCTGGGCGTGGTCCGCGCGATCGCGCGCCACGTTGCCGTGTTGCGCCACGGCGTGATCGTCGAGCAAGGCCCGGTCGAACGCGTGCTCGACGAACCCGTCGAGCCCTACACCCGCCAGTTGGTCGTGGACTCGCCCTCGCTGACCGCCGACACGCGCCGGTTGCCGCCTACGCGCCGCTACCGGTTCTCCACCTGA
- a CDS encoding acyl-CoA dehydrogenase family protein, with amino-acid sequence MTAITTPRARRLTSEAEAIEAARHAADAIAEISADPAQNDRLPFRQAEILSQSGVTAISLPKELGGLGASVKTVVETVRLISVADGGVGQLLQIHNVMIRGVGVGFAPEIRDRLVADILDGKRFGNALAEVGGKNKFDHKTFAERQPDGPLILRGSKFYSTGSYLAEWISLSAGSTEGPINVLLHRDTPGLELLDDWHAFGQQHSVSGTARFNDIVVDERFVPRRPQGPGGMPRTGLTWPQILHAAIDTGIARGALDAAVHHLRHNTRPWVDADVDAAAQEPHIIKTIGEYAVAVRAAEALLRHAAALFDEHRADPDSKPLQDELILAVASARAASDDASLRISSDMFSLLGANSSLTKWNLDRFWRNARVHTTHDPIRWRLHHVGNYYLNGVDPAEYGAALRERRANAGASSS; translated from the coding sequence ATGACCGCCATCACGACTCCTCGCGCCCGTCGTCTCACTTCAGAGGCAGAAGCCATCGAAGCGGCCCGCCACGCCGCCGACGCCATCGCCGAAATCTCCGCCGATCCGGCGCAGAACGATCGCCTGCCGTTCCGCCAGGCCGAGATCCTGTCGCAGTCCGGCGTCACCGCGATCTCGCTGCCGAAGGAACTCGGCGGCTTGGGCGCCTCGGTGAAGACGGTCGTGGAAACCGTGCGTCTCATCTCCGTCGCCGACGGCGGCGTCGGCCAGCTGCTGCAGATCCACAACGTGATGATCCGCGGCGTGGGCGTCGGCTTCGCGCCTGAGATCCGCGACCGCCTGGTCGCCGACATCCTCGACGGCAAGCGCTTCGGCAACGCGCTAGCTGAGGTTGGCGGCAAGAACAAGTTCGATCACAAGACCTTCGCCGAACGCCAGCCCGACGGCCCGCTGATCCTGCGCGGCAGCAAGTTCTACTCGACCGGCTCCTACCTGGCCGAGTGGATCTCGCTGAGCGCCGGCTCCACCGAAGGCCCGATCAACGTGCTGCTGCACCGCGATACGCCCGGGCTGGAACTGCTCGACGACTGGCACGCCTTCGGCCAGCAGCACTCGGTCAGCGGCACCGCGCGCTTCAACGACATCGTCGTCGACGAGCGCTTCGTCCCCCGCCGCCCGCAAGGTCCCGGCGGCATGCCGCGCACCGGCCTGACCTGGCCCCAGATCCTGCACGCCGCGATCGACACCGGCATCGCCCGCGGCGCGCTCGACGCCGCCGTCCACCACCTGCGCCACAACACCCGACCCTGGGTCGACGCCGACGTCGACGCCGCCGCGCAGGAGCCGCACATCATCAAGACCATCGGCGAGTACGCCGTCGCCGTGCGCGCCGCCGAGGCGCTGCTGCGCCACGCCGCCGCGCTCTTCGACGAGCACCGCGCCGACCCCGACAGCAAGCCGCTGCAGGACGAGCTGATCCTCGCGGTCGCCTCGGCGCGCGCGGCCTCGGACGACGCCTCGCTGCGGATCTCCAGCGACATGTTCTCGCTGCTGGGCGCGAACTCCAGCCTCACGAAGTGGAACCTCGACCGCTTCTGGCGCAATGCGCGCGTCCACACGACGCATGACCCGATCCGCTGGCGCCTGCATCACGTCGGCAACTACTACCTCAACGGCGTCGATCCGGCCGAGTACGGCGCCGCCCTGCGCGAGCGCCGGGCCAACGCCGGCGCCAGCAGCAGCTGA
- a CDS encoding TonB-dependent siderophore receptor — MVTGTRRIGTTSLDASAPVDVLSAETLQRTGATDLSRALISLSPSFSAPSTPNGGFASSIPAGASLRGLSSDQVLVLINGKRRHVGANFTRQALAGGRGAAAVDLSLIPVSAIERVEILRDGAAAQYGSDAIAGVINVVLRAQDSGGALTVRWGGLAHDDRGGEQHTINGWKGLALPNEGFLTLAFDAGEKDKANNTRPDPSLPVGHPFRNWAFGSPAVKDQANLVANAELPLSDQTALYAFGTWGHRRSIGENFYESNTASSVLARSVYFQQRFPNGRVPINIYELDDAALNAGVRHGDTRAGQWDFAVNLGQNTVKSTDANAINPSYGANSPSTIYTGSRENTQANATLDYSRELRVPGFSAPVTFAAGLAYRWERYVLDAGDPIAYTRGPFYNPSSVLGVGVPGLYSGITDQDARQLSRRVGGGYVSAEGNVLDGLNVGLALRSERYSDFGNTTHGKLSLRYDFTPQLALRSTASNGYRAPSIVQLGYSAFSVQTATINGQPVDVQQRTLLPGSPIANLIGGVALKPEKSRNVSLGLVWRPSAEASATLDVYRIGIENRIALSENLTTATLPALAPILAPFGINSAAFFTNVLDTRTRGAELTGKYRVALSGSRLDLSAGWAWNDTRITRARDVTTSTGAVIPAAQIVGRNTRGLIEEITPKDKLVLGADWEAGAWTVHGGARRYGKWTNRATNALDDKTYGAQWVVDTEVAYRFNGGLRGLTLAAGAINLFDSYPDENPTVVASTGQAATGSGAITKYSFNSPEGGLGTQLYVRVSYSF; from the coding sequence GTGGTGACAGGTACCCGCCGCATCGGCACGACCAGTCTCGATGCCTCCGCGCCGGTCGACGTGCTCAGCGCCGAGACGCTGCAACGCACCGGCGCGACCGACTTGTCGCGCGCGCTGATCAGCCTGTCGCCATCGTTCAGCGCGCCGTCGACGCCCAACGGCGGCTTCGCGTCATCGATCCCGGCGGGCGCCTCGCTGCGCGGCCTGTCCTCTGACCAGGTGCTGGTGCTGATCAACGGCAAGCGCCGCCACGTCGGCGCGAACTTCACCCGGCAGGCGCTGGCCGGCGGCCGGGGCGCCGCCGCGGTCGACCTGAGCCTGATCCCCGTCAGCGCGATCGAGCGCGTCGAGATCCTGCGCGACGGCGCCGCCGCGCAGTACGGCTCCGACGCCATCGCCGGCGTGATCAACGTCGTGCTGCGCGCACAGGACAGCGGCGGCGCGCTGACCGTGCGTTGGGGTGGCCTCGCGCACGATGATCGCGGCGGCGAGCAGCACACCATCAACGGTTGGAAGGGCCTCGCCCTGCCCAACGAGGGCTTCCTCACCCTGGCCTTCGACGCCGGCGAGAAGGACAAGGCCAACAATACGCGCCCGGATCCGTCGCTGCCCGTCGGCCATCCGTTCCGCAACTGGGCCTTCGGTTCGCCGGCGGTGAAGGACCAGGCCAACCTCGTCGCCAACGCCGAGCTGCCGCTGAGCGACCAGACCGCGCTCTATGCCTTCGGCACCTGGGGTCATCGCCGCAGCATCGGCGAGAACTTCTACGAGTCCAACACCGCCAGCTCGGTGCTCGCGCGCTCGGTCTACTTCCAGCAGCGTTTCCCGAACGGCCGCGTCCCGATCAACATCTACGAGCTCGACGACGCCGCACTGAACGCCGGCGTCCGCCACGGCGACACGCGCGCGGGCCAGTGGGACTTCGCCGTCAACCTCGGCCAGAACACCGTCAAGTCGACCGACGCCAACGCGATCAACCCGAGCTACGGCGCCAACTCGCCCTCGACGATCTACACCGGCAGCCGCGAGAACACGCAGGCCAACGCGACGCTGGACTACAGCCGCGAGCTGCGCGTGCCGGGCTTCAGCGCGCCGGTGACTTTCGCCGCCGGCCTTGCCTATCGCTGGGAGCGCTACGTCCTCGACGCCGGCGATCCGATCGCCTACACGCGCGGCCCGTTCTACAACCCGAGCAGCGTGCTCGGCGTCGGCGTGCCGGGGCTGTACTCCGGCATCACCGACCAGGACGCACGGCAGCTCTCACGTCGCGTCGGCGGCGGCTACGTCAGCGCGGAAGGCAACGTGCTGGACGGCCTCAACGTCGGCCTGGCGCTGCGCAGCGAGCGCTACTCCGACTTCGGCAACACCACCCACGGCAAGCTCTCGCTGCGCTACGACTTCACGCCGCAGCTGGCGCTGCGCTCCACCGCGAGCAACGGCTACCGCGCGCCGTCCATCGTGCAGTTGGGCTACTCGGCCTTCAGCGTGCAGACGGCAACGATCAACGGCCAGCCGGTCGACGTCCAGCAGCGCACGCTGCTGCCGGGCAGCCCGATCGCGAACCTGATCGGCGGCGTCGCGCTGAAGCCGGAGAAGTCCCGCAACGTCTCGCTGGGTCTCGTGTGGCGCCCGAGCGCCGAGGCCAGCGCGACGCTGGACGTCTACCGCATCGGCATCGAGAACCGCATCGCCCTGTCCGAGAACCTGACCACGGCGACGCTGCCGGCGCTCGCGCCCATCCTGGCGCCGTTCGGCATCAACAGCGCGGCGTTCTTCACCAACGTGCTCGACACCCGCACGCGCGGCGCCGAGCTGACCGGCAAGTACCGCGTCGCGTTGAGCGGCTCGCGGCTGGACCTGAGCGCCGGCTGGGCGTGGAACGACACGCGCATCACGCGCGCCCGCGACGTCACGACGTCCACCGGCGCGGTGATCCCGGCCGCGCAGATCGTCGGCCGCAACACGCGCGGGCTGATCGAGGAGATCACGCCCAAGGACAAGCTGGTGCTGGGCGCCGACTGGGAGGCCGGCGCGTGGACCGTGCACGGCGGCGCGCGCCGCTACGGCAAGTGGACCAACCGCGCCACCAACGCGCTGGACGACAAGACCTACGGCGCGCAGTGGGTGGTCGACACGGAGGTCGCCTACCGCTTCAACGGCGGGCTGCGAGGCCTGACCCTCGCGGCCGGCGCGATCAACCTCTTCGACAGCTATCCCGACGAGAACCCCACCGTCGTCGCCAGCACCGGCCAGGCGGCCACCGGCAGCGGTGCGATCACCAAGTACAGCTTCAACTCGCCCGAAGGCGGCCTGGGCACGCAGCTCTACGTCCGCGTCAGCTACAGCTTCTGA
- a CDS encoding lipase family protein, which translates to MSLSSRFIPGLVAGLIAGLLSIGVAAQTFAPKPDPSQGDGRVSDFYRWTEAIPTTPGRVLRTEPLPAQVGLSEAASQQRILYTSTSGFDSKTPIVVSGALFIPRGTPPAGGWPVLAWGHGTVGLADICAPSWSGRSYRDVRYLNRWLKEGFAIVASDYEGLGVPGPHPLINVPMLAYGILDSARAVIHDVPGLANRVLLVGQSQGGIGVFAAASYQSRYAPELGVKGSIGTGVIYRDPKATPIPLQRDPNKVDDSLAYGFYGFLVDQQHDPSLKPEDVFTEQGQSLVAQARVACLSTLASDVVGNGLTIGNSRLATPTAAYQRYLAGAPGRSARYSEYPTLAIPHPVFIGTGADDVTPSAISQLALMRDACAAGTVVEGHLYAGLGHSATVNASLKDSVPFAKKAIAGEPITPRCTPSLE; encoded by the coding sequence ATGTCTCTCTCTTCCCGCTTCATTCCCGGACTTGTCGCCGGACTCATCGCCGGACTTCTCTCCATCGGAGTCGCAGCACAAACGTTCGCGCCCAAGCCTGACCCGTCGCAGGGCGACGGACGCGTCTCCGACTTCTACCGCTGGACCGAGGCGATCCCCACCACGCCGGGCCGCGTGCTGCGCACCGAGCCGTTGCCGGCGCAGGTCGGCCTGTCGGAGGCCGCGTCGCAGCAACGCATCCTCTACACCTCGACCAGCGGCTTCGACAGCAAGACCCCGATCGTCGTCTCCGGCGCGCTGTTCATCCCGCGCGGCACGCCGCCAGCCGGCGGCTGGCCGGTGCTCGCCTGGGGCCACGGCACCGTGGGCCTGGCCGACATCTGCGCGCCGTCGTGGTCCGGCCGCTCCTACCGCGACGTGCGCTACCTCAACCGCTGGCTGAAGGAAGGCTTCGCCATCGTCGCCAGCGACTACGAAGGCCTCGGCGTCCCCGGCCCGCATCCGCTGATCAACGTCCCGATGCTGGCCTACGGCATCCTGGACAGCGCCCGCGCGGTCATCCACGACGTGCCGGGTCTTGCCAACCGGGTGCTGCTGGTCGGTCAGTCGCAAGGCGGCATCGGCGTCTTCGCTGCGGCGTCGTACCAGTCGCGCTACGCGCCAGAGCTGGGCGTCAAGGGCAGCATCGGCACCGGCGTGATCTACCGCGATCCCAAGGCCACGCCGATCCCGCTGCAGCGCGACCCCAACAAGGTCGACGACTCGCTCGCCTACGGCTTCTACGGCTTCCTCGTCGATCAGCAGCACGACCCGTCGCTGAAGCCCGAGGACGTGTTCACCGAGCAAGGGCAGTCGCTGGTCGCTCAAGCGCGCGTGGCCTGCCTGTCGACGCTGGCCTCGGATGTCGTCGGCAACGGCCTGACGATCGGCAATTCGCGGCTCGCCACGCCGACCGCCGCGTACCAGCGCTACCTCGCCGGCGCGCCGGGCCGCAGCGCCCGCTACAGCGAGTACCCGACGCTCGCCATCCCGCATCCCGTCTTCATCGGCACCGGCGCGGACGACGTGACGCCGTCCGCGATCAGCCAGCTCGCGCTGATGCGCGACGCCTGCGCGGCGGGAACCGTCGTCGAAGGCCATCTCTACGCCGGGCTCGGCCACAGCGCCACGGTGAACGCCTCGCTGAAGGACTCGGTCCCGTTCGCGAAGAAGGCCATCGCCGGCGAGCCGATCACGCCGCGCTGTACGCCCTCGCTTGAGTGA